The Primulina eburnea isolate SZY01 chromosome 13, ASM2296580v1, whole genome shotgun sequence genome includes a region encoding these proteins:
- the LOC140809679 gene encoding PHD finger protein ALFIN-LIKE 4-like, protein MEAGYNPRTVEEVFRDFKGRRGGLIKALTTDVEEFYQHCDPEKENLCLYGFPSEQWEVNLPAEEVPPELPEPALGINFARDGMQEKDWLSLVAVHSDAWLLAVAFYFGARFGFDKSDRKRLFNMINELPSVFEVVTGAAKKQQKDKSSVSNHSGNKSKSNYQMRTSDASEKVSKSQPRDEEEGLDEEEADEHGDTLCGACGENYASDEFWICCDLCEKWFHGKCVKITPARAEHIKQYKCPACSNKRSRA, encoded by the exons ATGGAGGCCGGGTACAATCCACGTACTGTTGAAgaagtctttcgggattttaaGGGTCGTCGAGGTGGCCTCATTAAAGCTCTCACTACTG ATGTTGAAGAATTCTATCAGCATTGTGATCCTG AGAAGGAGAACTTGTGCTTGTATGGATTTCCTAGTGAACAGTGGGAGGTCAATTTGCCTGCTGAAGAAGTACCTCCTGAACTTCCTGAGCCCGCTCTGGGCATCAACTTTGCTAGAGATGGGATGCAAGAAAAAGACTGGTTATCCCTTGTTGCCGTCCACAGTGATGCTTGGTTGCTTGCCGTTGCCTTTTATTTTGGTGCCAGATTTGGATTTGATAAATCTGACAG GAAGCGACTCTTCAACATGATCAACGAGCTTCCATCTGTATTTGAAGTCGTGACTGGAGCGGCAAAGAAGCAACAGAAAGATAAATCTTCAGTCTCAAATCACAGTGGCAACAAATCCAAATCAAACTATCAAATG CGCACATCTGATGCCTCGGAAAAAGTTTCCAAGTCGCAGCCAAGAGATGAAGAAGAGGGATTGGATGAGGAAGAAGCGGACGAGCATGGAGACACCCTCTGCGGAGCTTGCGGGGAGAACTATGCATCGGATGAATTCTGGATATGCTGTGACTTATGCGAGAAGTGGTTCCATGGCAAGTGTGTGAAGATTACACCTGCGCGAGCCGAGCATATCAAGCAATACAAATGCCCCGCATGTAGCAACAAGAGATCTCGAGCTTAG
- the LOC140810283 gene encoding uncharacterized protein, protein MHTRSHTSRNVRGEGISPIIPSQSEMLITQEVLKAMMEETATRAAAEAVAQMLAHHSRANTGETTPNNRSTSHDPSKTTRRNDEAYNEDESDGRTHRPPPRRESISLHTYARGSRTLNEQDSRLAVLPARRSPFTTAILAESVAVGVKIPNMLEYEGMGDPQDHLDKFYAKADLYDISEAAYCKIFRTTISGRALTWFNKLPPGTIDSLEQLTQRFLHQFSINEKYPKTAAYLFTIIQKEEECLREYVQRFTQAVHEVPHVNHDLLAGIMQQNLRHRKFKESIAGKPPNTLEELLERAEKHIRIEESIEPRYLGKRKREEERPEGTKREGKRTAQSPRLQYTPLKARLSDILVVAEQRGLLQPPRPMKENPKRQRSDKYCRFHKDKGHSTEDCFSLRAEIEKLIKRGYLGDYVDRFRNQQKGNKRPDDNCPIEQQRERIERGKKPEQREENMPNGGIISVIAGGPAYGDSNNARKNLARAARRDQNSSYVAVTQSINEISKRDEEVFFGEEYLEASRGEHNDALIISTTISNFWVKKILVHSGSSMLE, encoded by the coding sequence ATGCACACTCGTTCGCACACCTCTCGCAATGTAAGGGGTGAGGGAATTTCGCCTATTATTCCTTCGCAGTCAGAAATGCTCATCACCCAAGAGGTGCTGAAAGCCATGATGGAAGAGACAGCCACTCGCGCAGCAGCTGAAGCGGTGGCCCAGATGCTTGCACATCATTCACGTGCTAATACTGGTGAAACAACTCCCAACAACCGTTCGACTTCCCATGACCCCAGCAAGACGACCAGGCGCAATGATGAAGCATACAATGAAGATGAATCAGACGGCCGTACACATCGCCCTCCTCCACGAAGAGAAAGTATCTCGCTCCACACTTACGCACGAGGATCTCGCACTTTGAATGAGCAAGACAGCCGATTGGCCGTTTTACCTGCTCGGCGCAGCCCTTTTACCACTGCCATCTTAGCCGAGTCGGTAGCAGTGGGAGTGAAAATACCCAACATGCTAGAGTACGAGGGAATGGGTGACCCACAAGATCATCTCGACAAATTTTATGCGAAGGCAGATTTATACGATATTAGTGAAGCCGCTTACTGCAAAATCTTCCGAACTACCATATCTGGTCGTGCGCTTACTTGGTTCAATAAGCTCCCTCCAGGAACCATAGATAGCTTGGAGCAGCTAACTCAACGTTTTCTCCATCAGTTCTCTATCAACGAAAAATATCCAAAAACAGCGGCTTATTTATTTACTATAATTCAGAAGGAAGAGGAATGCCTGAGAGAATACGTACAACGGTTCACGCAAGCTGTGCATGAAGTTCCCCATGTTAACCATGACTTGTTAGCCGGAATAATGCAGCAGAACCTCCGCCATCGAAAATTCAAGGAATCTATAGCTGGAAAACCCCCAAACACTCTGGAGGAATTGTTAGAAAGAGCCGAAAAACATATACGCATTGAAGAATCCATCGAACCACGGTACTTAGGGAAAAGAAAAAGGGAAGAAGAGAGACCGGAAGGGACCAAGAGAGAGGGAAAACGAACGGCCCAAAGTCCGAGACTCCAGTATACTCCCTTAAAGGCACGTTTGTCAGACATACTGGTAGTAGCAGAGCAGCGAGGATTACTGCAACCCCCGCGCCCGATGAAAGAAAATCCTAAGCGTCAGAGATCTGACAAATACTGTCGGTTCCACAAAGATAAAGGTCATTCCACTGAGGATTGCTTCAGCCTTCGGGCCGAGATAGAAAAGTTGATCAAAAGAGGATATTTAGGTGACTATGTGGATAGATTCCGCAATCAGCAGAAAGGCAACAAGCGTCCTGATGACAACTGCCCAATCGAGCAACAGCGAGAACGGATTGAAAGGGGCAAAAAACCCGAGCAGAGAGAGGAGAACATGCCCAATGGAGGCATAATCTCTGTTATAGCCGGGGGGCCCGCCTATGGGGATTCAAACAATGCAAGGAAAAATCTCGCGCGTGCAGCCAGACGTGATCAAAATTCCTCATATGTAGCCGTAACTCAGTCGATTAACGAGATATCGAAGAGAGATGAAGAAGTATTTTTTGGAGAAGAGTACTTGGAAGCCTCTCGGGGGGAACACAATGACGCCTTAATCATTTCCACCACGATTTCTAACTTTTGGGTAAAGAAAATATTGGTGCACTCAGGAAGCtctatgttagagtag